Proteins from a genomic interval of Leifsonia shinshuensis:
- a CDS encoding dihydrofolate reductase — protein sequence MTLALIWAQAHDRVIGAGGVMPWHLPEDLKHFRELTDGDPVIMGRRTWESLPERFRPLPGRANVVVTRDARYEAPGAEVVHSLDDAVRTAGDGTVWIMGGAELYTQSLPVADRVEVTEIDLAVAGDTVAPALGPEWHGEPGPWLEAANGMRYRFVRYERENGTGRRGDSGR from the coding sequence ATGACGCTCGCCCTGATCTGGGCGCAGGCCCACGACCGCGTGATCGGCGCGGGCGGGGTGATGCCCTGGCACCTCCCGGAGGACCTGAAGCACTTCCGCGAGCTGACCGACGGCGATCCCGTGATCATGGGCCGCCGCACCTGGGAGTCGCTGCCGGAGCGGTTCCGTCCACTCCCGGGGCGCGCGAACGTCGTCGTGACGCGCGACGCGCGCTACGAGGCGCCCGGCGCGGAGGTCGTCCACTCGCTCGACGATGCGGTGCGAACCGCCGGAGACGGCACCGTGTGGATCATGGGCGGCGCCGAGCTCTACACGCAGTCCCTGCCCGTCGCGGACCGCGTCGAGGTGACCGAGATCGACCTCGCCGTGGCGGGCGACACCGTCGCGCCCGCACTCGGCCCGGAGTGGCACGGCGAGCCCGGCCCCTGGCTCGAGGCCGCGAACGGGATGCGCTACCGGTTCGTCCGCTACGAGCGCGAGAACGGCACCGGGCGCCGGGGAGACAGCGGGCGCTAG
- the dhaM gene encoding dihydroxyacetone kinase phosphoryl donor subunit DhaM yields MTGRVGIVFVSHSSQLAAGAVALAGQMAPSVTLLAAGGTDDDGIGTSFGKVMTAVGEADQGSGVVVVSDLGSALLTAETVLDLLPEDERARVRVVDGPFVEGGVAAAVAAETGADLAGVAAAVEGARSAWVGEEAPASAAPAPAEPAASPPSTGGAGYTREVLVRNPQGLHARPAAEFVKLANTFPVKVTVNGKDAKSLLGVMSLGLTAGATASIASPDSDGAAAVDALVELVESGFGEV; encoded by the coding sequence ATGACCGGCCGGGTCGGGATCGTCTTCGTCTCGCACAGCTCGCAGCTCGCCGCCGGCGCCGTCGCCCTCGCGGGGCAGATGGCGCCGTCGGTGACGCTGCTGGCAGCCGGCGGGACGGACGACGACGGCATCGGCACCAGCTTCGGGAAGGTGATGACCGCGGTCGGGGAGGCCGATCAGGGCTCCGGCGTCGTGGTCGTCAGCGACCTCGGCTCGGCGCTGCTGACCGCGGAGACCGTGCTCGATCTGCTGCCGGAGGACGAGCGCGCGCGTGTGCGCGTGGTCGACGGCCCGTTCGTGGAGGGCGGCGTCGCCGCGGCCGTGGCCGCGGAGACCGGCGCCGACCTCGCGGGGGTCGCCGCCGCGGTCGAGGGCGCCCGCTCGGCGTGGGTTGGCGAGGAGGCGCCCGCGAGCGCTGCTCCGGCGCCGGCCGAGCCGGCCGCGTCCCCGCCGTCGACGGGCGGCGCGGGCTACACGCGTGAGGTGCTCGTGCGCAATCCGCAAGGCCTCCACGCCCGGCCGGCCGCGGAGTTCGTGAAGCTGGCCAACACCTTCCCGGTGAAGGTGACGGTGAACGGCAAGGACGCCAAGAGCCTGCTCGGCGTGATGTCCCTGGGGCTCACCGCCGGCGCGACCGCGTCCATCGCCTCGCCGGACAGCGACGGCGCGGCGGCCGTGGACGCGCTCGTCGAGCTGGTCGAGAGCGGATTCGGAGAGGTCTGA
- a CDS encoding cytochrome c oxidase subunit 3 has protein sequence MGIVTSTSISPATSAPAINRPNVVAVGTIVWLGSEVMFFAGLFAIYFTLKSTSPDLWAAETQHLNIPYAAVNTTILVLSSFTCQFGVFAAERLQPRRTGRPFQFWKWGMVEWFALSYIMGAIFVSGQVLEYATLVSEGISLDANAYGSAFYLTTGFHALHVTGGLIAFLLVIGRAFAVKTFGHKEATSAIVVSYYWHFVDVVWIGLFAVIYIIR, from the coding sequence ATGGGAATTGTGACGAGCACCTCCATTTCTCCTGCAACGAGTGCGCCGGCGATCAACCGGCCCAATGTCGTGGCCGTCGGCACGATCGTCTGGCTCGGCTCCGAGGTGATGTTCTTCGCGGGTCTGTTCGCGATCTACTTCACTCTCAAGTCGACGTCCCCCGATCTGTGGGCCGCCGAGACGCAGCACTTGAACATCCCGTACGCGGCAGTGAACACCACGATCCTGGTGCTGAGCTCCTTCACCTGCCAGTTCGGCGTCTTCGCCGCCGAGCGTCTCCAGCCGCGCCGCACGGGACGCCCCTTCCAGTTCTGGAAGTGGGGAATGGTGGAGTGGTTCGCCCTCTCCTACATCATGGGCGCCATCTTCGTCTCCGGCCAGGTGCTCGAGTACGCCACGCTCGTCTCCGAGGGCATCTCGCTCGACGCCAACGCCTACGGCTCCGCCTTCTATCTGACGACCGGCTTCCACGCCCTCCACGTCACCGGCGGCCTCATCGCCTTCCTGCTCGTCATCGGCCGCGCCTTCGCGGTCAAGACCTTCGGCCACAAAGAGGCCACGAGCGCCATCGTCGTGTCGTACTACTGGCACTTCGTCGACGTCGTGTGGATCGGACTGTTCGCGGTCATCTACATCATCCGATAG
- a CDS encoding ubiquinol-cytochrome c reductase iron-sulfur subunit, with product MAQDENGGHELTPASSSAVDVHRTGDPGTAVIIRDAVENPGFPPHRPRVTDLDPRKERRAERTVYTLFYLSIAGSVWAVAAYMAFPINDSDPGSVRLNNLFIGLGIALALLAIGIGAVHWGKALMHEKEGVDLRHSVRGSEQTTARAAEIFRQADEESGFNRRVLIRNSLIGALIAFPLPGVILFRGLAPQGVDPAELLSQTMWAKGVRLTRDPSGTPIKASDVTLGSAFHVIPEGLNDAPDMLEQKAKAAVLLMRLKPEDLHVSKGRENWNYDGIVAYSKICTHVGCPVALYEQQTHHLLCPCHQSQFDITHEAQVIFGPAKRPLPQLPITVDADGYLVARSDFHEPVGPSFWERH from the coding sequence ATGGCACAGGACGAGAACGGCGGTCACGAGCTGACGCCAGCCAGTTCGTCGGCCGTCGACGTGCACCGGACCGGCGACCCCGGGACGGCGGTGATCATCCGCGACGCCGTGGAGAACCCCGGCTTCCCGCCGCACCGGCCCCGGGTGACCGACCTCGACCCCCGGAAGGAGCGCCGCGCCGAGCGCACGGTCTACACGCTCTTCTACCTGTCGATCGCGGGCTCCGTCTGGGCGGTCGCCGCCTACATGGCTTTCCCGATCAACGACAGCGACCCGGGCTCGGTCCGCCTGAACAACCTGTTCATCGGCCTCGGCATCGCCCTGGCCCTCCTCGCGATCGGCATCGGCGCCGTGCACTGGGGCAAGGCCCTCATGCACGAGAAGGAGGGCGTCGACCTCCGTCACTCGGTGCGCGGCTCGGAGCAGACCACCGCGCGCGCCGCGGAGATCTTCCGCCAGGCCGACGAGGAGTCGGGCTTCAACCGCCGCGTCCTGATCCGCAACAGCCTCATCGGCGCGCTGATCGCCTTCCCGCTGCCCGGCGTCATCCTGTTCCGCGGTCTCGCACCCCAGGGCGTGGACCCGGCCGAGCTGCTGTCCCAGACCATGTGGGCCAAGGGCGTCCGCCTCACCCGCGACCCCTCCGGCACCCCGATCAAGGCGTCCGACGTCACGCTCGGCAGCGCCTTCCACGTCATCCCCGAGGGCCTCAACGACGCCCCCGACATGCTGGAGCAGAAGGCCAAGGCGGCCGTCCTGCTCATGCGCCTCAAGCCCGAGGACCTGCACGTGTCCAAGGGCCGCGAGAACTGGAACTACGACGGCATCGTCGCCTACTCCAAGATCTGCACGCACGTCGGGTGCCCCGTCGCCCTCTACGAGCAGCAGACCCACCACCTGCTGTGCCCGTGCCACCAGTCGCAGTTCGACATCACGCACGAGGCGCAGGTCATCTTCGGACCGGCGAAGCGGCCACTGCCGCAGCTGCCGATCACCGTTGACGCCGACGGTTACCTGGTCGCCCGCAGCGACTTCCACGAGCCCGTCGGCCCGAGTTTCTGGGAGCGTCATTGA
- the dhaL gene encoding dihydroxyacetone kinase subunit DhaL, with amino-acid sequence MALDTNWVTSWISAAATTVGEHKAELNTLDREIGDGDHGENMDRGLRASVDALAKLPADATPSAALRSVAMTLISTVGGASGPLYGTAFLKAAEPVGDADAIDGETLVALLRAARDGIVSRGKAEPGDKTMVDAWTPAVDAASAALAAGSDPAAILAAAADAAEQGSDATIPLVARKGRASYLGQRSAGHRDPGAQSTALILRAAAGAAG; translated from the coding sequence ATGGCGCTGGACACGAACTGGGTCACCTCCTGGATCTCGGCCGCGGCGACGACCGTGGGCGAGCACAAGGCGGAGCTGAACACGCTCGATCGGGAGATCGGCGACGGCGATCACGGCGAGAACATGGACCGCGGCCTGCGCGCGTCCGTCGACGCGCTCGCGAAGCTGCCCGCCGACGCGACGCCGTCCGCGGCGCTGCGCTCGGTCGCGATGACCCTCATCTCCACGGTCGGCGGCGCGTCCGGCCCGCTGTACGGCACGGCCTTCCTCAAGGCGGCCGAGCCGGTCGGCGACGCGGACGCGATCGACGGGGAGACCCTGGTCGCGCTGCTCCGAGCGGCGCGCGACGGGATCGTGTCCCGCGGCAAGGCGGAGCCGGGCGACAAGACGATGGTCGACGCCTGGACCCCCGCGGTGGACGCGGCCTCGGCCGCGCTCGCCGCGGGGTCCGACCCCGCCGCCATCCTTGCCGCCGCGGCCGACGCGGCCGAGCAGGGCTCGGACGCGACCATCCCGCTCGTCGCCCGCAAGGGCCGCGCCAGCTACCTGGGCCAGCGGTCGGCGGGCCATCGGGACCCGGGCGCGCAGTCGACCGCGCTCATCCTGCGGGCCGCCGCCGGGGCGGCCGGATGA
- a CDS encoding aminotransferase class I/II-fold pyridoxal phosphate-dependent enzyme: MTTAPAPLADLDTEALRAAHAEFARAYDELKASGLALDITRGKPSAEQLDLSNDLLHLPDGAYRDAAGTDLRNYGGPNGLPELRAIFADALRVPVAQLLALGNSSLTVMHDTVAQALLHGVPGGELPWGHQSISFLCPVPGYDRHFTICERFGIRMIAVPMNDDGPDIATIETLLATDDSIKGMWCVPVYSNPSGAVYSEEVARALVSLPAAADFRLFWDNAYVVHHLSDERPEPIDILALAAEAGNPDRPLIFASTSKVTFPGAGVAFIGASEANIAWFQRNSAAQSIGPDKLNQLRHVQLLRDQDGLAAHMEKHRAILEPKFAAVDEAFRARLEPWGAGAWNAPHGGYFVSLDVLDGCAKRAVQLAKEAGIAVTPAGATFPYGEDPRDANIRIAPTFPPLAELRTALDGLCTAILLAETEALLAERN; encoded by the coding sequence GTGACCACCGCCCCAGCACCCCTCGCCGACCTCGACACCGAGGCGCTCCGCGCCGCGCACGCGGAGTTCGCCCGCGCCTACGACGAGCTGAAGGCCTCCGGCCTCGCTCTCGACATCACGCGCGGCAAGCCGTCCGCCGAGCAGCTCGACCTGTCGAACGACCTTCTTCACCTGCCGGACGGCGCCTACCGCGACGCAGCGGGAACGGACCTGCGCAACTACGGCGGTCCCAACGGGCTCCCCGAGCTGCGCGCGATCTTCGCCGACGCGCTGCGGGTGCCTGTCGCCCAGCTCCTCGCGCTCGGCAACTCCAGCCTCACGGTCATGCACGACACGGTCGCGCAGGCGCTCCTGCACGGCGTCCCGGGCGGCGAGCTGCCCTGGGGCCACCAGTCGATCAGCTTCCTCTGCCCGGTGCCGGGCTACGACCGGCACTTCACGATCTGCGAGCGCTTCGGCATCCGGATGATCGCGGTGCCCATGAACGACGACGGCCCCGACATCGCCACCATCGAGACGCTGCTGGCCACCGACGACAGCATCAAGGGCATGTGGTGCGTGCCGGTGTACTCCAACCCGTCCGGCGCCGTCTACAGCGAGGAGGTCGCCCGCGCCCTGGTTTCGCTGCCCGCGGCGGCCGACTTCCGGCTGTTCTGGGACAACGCCTACGTCGTCCACCACCTGAGCGACGAGCGCCCGGAGCCGATCGACATCCTGGCGCTCGCCGCCGAGGCCGGCAACCCGGACCGCCCGCTGATCTTCGCGTCCACCTCCAAGGTGACGTTCCCGGGCGCCGGCGTCGCCTTCATCGGCGCGTCGGAGGCCAACATCGCCTGGTTCCAGCGCAACTCGGCCGCGCAGAGCATCGGCCCGGACAAGCTCAACCAGCTCCGCCACGTGCAGCTGCTCCGCGACCAGGACGGGCTCGCGGCGCACATGGAGAAGCACCGCGCCATCCTGGAGCCGAAGTTCGCCGCGGTGGACGAGGCGTTCCGCGCTCGGCTGGAGCCGTGGGGCGCCGGGGCGTGGAACGCGCCGCACGGCGGCTACTTCGTCAGCCTGGACGTGCTCGACGGCTGCGCCAAGCGCGCCGTGCAGCTGGCCAAGGAGGCCGGGATCGCGGTGACCCCGGCCGGCGCGACCTTCCCGTACGGCGAGGACCCGCGCGACGCGAACATCCGCATCGCGCCCACGTTCCCGCCGCTCGCGGAGCTCCGCACGGCCCTGGACGGGCTGTGCACCGCCATCCTGCTGGCCGAGACCGAGGCGTTGCTGGCCGAGCGGAACTGA
- a CDS encoding c-type cytochrome has product MRPRVPGTRKSSAAAPSRNTKAARKTGRRHPLATVALLAIGLGLTGGAYAAFTTTTASADTPQAQTATSSSVAQGEKLFQANCATCHGMDAQGTVNAPSLIGVGAAAVDFQVGTGRMPMQMQGPQAQEKPVQFSNEEVAALADYVASLAPGPSIPEQKYLDGKGNAANGAELFRINCAMCHNVAGAGGALTEGKYAPPLTGVSAKHIYEAMITGPQNMPVFNDLNISPQGKADIITYLKYIQNNPSPGGFELGSLGPVAEGLFLWIFGLGAIVALTVWITAKSN; this is encoded by the coding sequence ATGCGTCCCCGCGTTCCCGGCACCCGGAAGTCCAGCGCTGCAGCGCCTTCGCGTAACACGAAGGCCGCGCGCAAGACCGGCCGCCGCCACCCGCTCGCCACTGTCGCCCTCCTCGCCATCGGCCTCGGCCTGACCGGCGGAGCGTACGCCGCCTTCACGACCACGACGGCCTCGGCCGACACCCCGCAGGCGCAGACCGCGACCTCGTCGTCGGTCGCCCAGGGCGAGAAGCTCTTCCAGGCCAACTGCGCCACCTGCCACGGCATGGACGCGCAGGGCACGGTCAACGCCCCGTCGCTCATCGGCGTCGGCGCCGCCGCGGTCGACTTCCAGGTCGGCACCGGCCGCATGCCCATGCAGATGCAGGGCCCGCAGGCCCAGGAGAAGCCGGTCCAGTTCTCGAACGAAGAGGTCGCGGCCCTGGCCGACTACGTCGCCTCCCTCGCTCCCGGCCCGTCGATCCCCGAGCAGAAGTACCTCGACGGCAAGGGCAACGCCGCCAACGGCGCCGAGCTCTTCCGGATCAACTGCGCGATGTGCCACAACGTCGCCGGCGCCGGTGGAGCCCTCACGGAGGGCAAGTACGCCCCGCCGCTCACCGGTGTGAGCGCCAAGCACATCTACGAGGCCATGATCACCGGCCCGCAGAACATGCCGGTGTTCAACGACCTGAACATCTCGCCCCAGGGCAAGGCCGACATCATCACCTACCTCAAGTACATCCAGAACAACCCGTCCCCCGGCGGCTTCGAGCTCGGCTCGCTCGGCCCGGTGGCCGAGGGACTCTTCCTCTGGATCTTCGGTCTGGGCGCCATCGTCGCGCTGACCGTGTGGATCACGGCGAAGTCCAACTGA
- a CDS encoding DUF1345 domain-containing protein, translating into MTDELKRGRGHTRVKLYVALGVGIVVAVVAAFFEVLHHAILTGWAAACLVYVVWIWSTVWRMNAEQTRSHATLEDPGRRTVDLVLTITALVSLFAVVWVLVEARSLKGGAQLAVALLAIVSIALSWVLVHTLYTLRYARIYYRRDGGVDFNQKEPPQYSDFAYLSFTLGMTFQVSDTDITSTYLRRTIVRHTLLSYVFGTVIVAATVNLVAGLT; encoded by the coding sequence GTGACGGACGAACTGAAGCGCGGACGCGGCCACACCCGCGTCAAGCTGTACGTGGCCCTGGGTGTCGGAATCGTCGTGGCGGTGGTCGCGGCCTTCTTCGAGGTGCTGCACCACGCCATCCTCACCGGCTGGGCGGCGGCCTGCCTGGTGTACGTCGTGTGGATCTGGTCCACGGTCTGGCGCATGAACGCGGAGCAGACCCGCAGCCACGCCACGCTGGAGGACCCGGGGCGCCGGACGGTGGACCTGGTGCTGACCATCACGGCGCTGGTGAGCCTGTTCGCGGTCGTCTGGGTCCTGGTCGAGGCGCGCAGCCTGAAGGGCGGCGCGCAGCTCGCCGTCGCACTGCTCGCGATCGTGAGCATCGCGCTGTCGTGGGTCCTCGTCCACACGCTCTACACGCTGCGCTACGCGCGGATCTACTACCGCAGGGACGGCGGCGTCGACTTCAACCAGAAGGAGCCGCCGCAGTACAGCGACTTCGCCTACCTCTCGTTCACCCTCGGAATGACCTTCCAGGTGTCGGACACGGATATCACGAGCACGTACCTGCGCCGGACGATCGTGCGCCACACGCTGCTGTCGTACGTGTTCGGCACGGTGATCGTGGCCGCGACGGTGAACCTGGTGGCCGGGCTGACCTAG
- a CDS encoding leucyl aminopeptidase, which produces MTAAVRRLIPSSFTPVPSYRPERVVGFEAVTAFAPGLDAIGIAVGTDGPVDADLGLDRDALARAGFGGKAGQTLLIPTEAAPLLYAVGSGASGDLTADVLRDLAATFARAASSSAALGLRLAQTGAVPPARVGQVVAEGALLGRYRYAELKSAPAVTELTRVEVLVDEAPSSAVADGLTTGAVTARGAALARDLANTPPGHLTATDFADLAEELAGDFGLEVEVFDRERLVELGCGGLLGVNAGSAEEPRMIRLRYVPAGESTGHLALVGKGIMYDSGGISLKPSDPMHLLMKMDMGGAAAIFGALSSLQDLGCTTTVTAFLMCTDNMPSGSAYKLGDVLTARGGTTVEVKNTDAEGRLVLMDGLVLATEERPDAVVDIATLTGGALMALGPARAALFANDQGLADAVVAASRSTDEKVWQLPLETSYRKLLDSDIADLANVGGPYAGATTAALFLREFVGETPWAHLDIAGTMQSDSDDAWRSKGATGFGARLLAELALHFR; this is translated from the coding sequence ATGACTGCAGCGGTCCGGCGGCTCATCCCGTCGTCGTTCACTCCGGTGCCCTCCTACCGTCCGGAGCGCGTGGTCGGCTTCGAGGCCGTGACGGCGTTCGCCCCGGGGCTCGACGCGATCGGCATCGCGGTCGGCACGGACGGGCCCGTCGACGCCGACCTCGGTCTCGACCGGGACGCGCTCGCCCGCGCCGGCTTCGGCGGCAAGGCCGGGCAGACCCTGCTCATCCCGACCGAGGCGGCGCCGCTGCTCTACGCCGTCGGGTCCGGAGCGTCCGGCGACCTCACGGCCGACGTCCTCCGGGACCTCGCCGCGACCTTCGCCCGCGCCGCCTCCTCGTCGGCCGCCCTCGGGCTGCGCCTGGCGCAGACCGGGGCGGTTCCGCCCGCGCGGGTCGGCCAGGTCGTGGCCGAGGGCGCGCTGCTCGGCCGCTACCGGTACGCCGAGCTCAAGTCGGCTCCCGCCGTGACGGAGCTCACCCGCGTCGAGGTGCTGGTGGACGAGGCGCCGTCCTCCGCCGTGGCCGACGGCCTTACCACCGGCGCCGTGACGGCGCGCGGCGCGGCCCTCGCGCGCGACCTCGCCAACACGCCGCCCGGCCACCTGACCGCCACCGACTTCGCCGACCTCGCCGAGGAGCTCGCCGGCGACTTCGGCCTGGAGGTGGAGGTCTTCGACCGCGAGCGGCTCGTCGAGCTCGGCTGCGGCGGCCTGCTCGGCGTCAACGCCGGCAGCGCGGAGGAGCCACGGATGATCCGACTCCGCTACGTCCCGGCCGGGGAGTCGACGGGGCACCTCGCACTCGTGGGCAAGGGCATCATGTATGACTCCGGCGGCATCAGCCTGAAGCCGTCCGACCCGATGCACCTGCTCATGAAGATGGACATGGGCGGCGCCGCCGCGATCTTCGGAGCGCTGTCGAGCCTCCAGGACCTGGGCTGCACGACCACCGTCACGGCCTTCCTGATGTGCACGGACAACATGCCGTCCGGCTCGGCCTACAAGCTCGGCGACGTGCTGACGGCGCGCGGCGGCACGACCGTGGAGGTCAAGAACACCGACGCCGAGGGCCGCCTGGTGCTGATGGACGGCCTCGTCCTCGCGACGGAGGAGCGTCCCGACGCCGTCGTGGACATCGCGACTCTGACCGGCGGAGCGCTGATGGCGCTCGGGCCGGCGCGCGCGGCGCTGTTCGCGAACGACCAGGGGCTGGCGGACGCGGTGGTGGCGGCCTCCCGCAGCACCGACGAGAAGGTCTGGCAGCTGCCGCTGGAGACCTCCTATCGCAAGCTGCTCGACTCCGACATCGCGGACCTCGCGAACGTGGGCGGACCCTACGCCGGTGCGACGACCGCGGCGCTGTTCCTCCGCGAGTTCGTCGGGGAGACGCCGTGGGCGCACCTCGACATCGCGGGCACAATGCAGTCCGACAGCGACGACGCCTGGCGCTCGAAGGGCGCGACCGGCTTCGGCGCCCGCCTCCTCGCCGAGCTGGCCCTGCACTTCCGCTGA
- the trpD gene encoding anthranilate phosphoribosyltransferase produces the protein MTEMQSWSSVLTALLAREDLSVADAAWAMDQVMTGEATEAQLAAFLIALRAKGETVDEIVGFRDAILDHAVPLPVDPMALDIVGTGGDRFGTVNVSTTASIVAAATGVPVIKHGNRAASSSSGSSDVLAALGIDLTLPPERVAEVLKSTGITFAFASAFHPGFANAGPVRSQLGVPTVFNFLGPLCNPARPEASAVGVATLDRIPLIVGVFQTRGATALVFRGDDGLDELSTTGHSHVWEVSRGLVTEHDIDPRDLGIPRARIEDLLGKDAAYNAAVVRAVLAGQEGPVRDIVLLNAAAGLVSYELASDPSRVQVSILDRFRSHMAVAAQAIDSGAAAAKLEEWVEATH, from the coding sequence ATGACGGAAATGCAGTCCTGGTCGTCCGTGCTCACCGCCCTCCTGGCCCGCGAGGACCTCAGTGTGGCGGACGCGGCGTGGGCCATGGACCAGGTCATGACGGGCGAGGCCACCGAGGCCCAGCTCGCCGCGTTCCTCATCGCGCTGCGGGCCAAAGGCGAGACGGTCGACGAGATCGTGGGCTTCCGCGACGCCATCCTCGACCACGCCGTCCCGCTGCCGGTCGACCCGATGGCGCTGGACATCGTCGGCACGGGAGGCGACAGGTTCGGCACTGTGAACGTGTCGACCACCGCCTCCATCGTCGCGGCCGCCACCGGCGTCCCGGTGATCAAGCACGGCAACCGGGCGGCCAGCTCCTCGTCGGGCTCCTCCGACGTGCTCGCGGCGCTCGGGATCGACCTGACCCTGCCTCCGGAGCGCGTGGCCGAGGTGCTGAAGAGCACCGGGATCACCTTCGCCTTCGCGAGCGCCTTCCACCCCGGCTTCGCCAACGCCGGCCCGGTGCGCTCCCAGCTCGGCGTGCCGACCGTGTTCAACTTCCTCGGGCCGCTGTGCAACCCGGCGCGTCCCGAGGCGTCGGCGGTGGGCGTCGCGACGCTCGACCGCATCCCGCTGATCGTCGGCGTGTTCCAGACCCGCGGCGCGACCGCGCTGGTCTTCCGCGGCGACGACGGCCTCGACGAGCTGTCGACCACCGGTCACAGCCACGTCTGGGAGGTCTCCAGGGGCCTCGTCACCGAGCACGACATCGATCCGCGCGATCTGGGCATCCCGCGCGCCAGGATCGAGGACCTGCTCGGGAAGGACGCCGCGTACAACGCGGCTGTCGTGCGTGCCGTGCTCGCGGGCCAGGAGGGCCCCGTGCGCGACATCGTCCTGCTCAACGCGGCGGCCGGGCTCGTGTCCTACGAGCTCGCGTCCGACCCGTCGAGGGTCCAGGTGTCCATCCTGGATCGGTTCCGTTCGCACATGGCGGTCGCCGCCCAGGCGATCGACTCCGGGGCTGCGGCCGCGAAGCTCGAGGAATGGGTCGAGGCGACGCACTGA
- a CDS encoding GNAT family N-acetyltransferase produces the protein MTPADAPGPGDRPWVVRPSVEADWEAYRAIRLEMLADTPIAFLETLAAAQAHPDEHWRRRAANTSASSRLFGAIAPDGRWLGTMGGFHASDSPDPHLVGVYVTPSLRGRRHGVTDALLDAVVDWARPRSGRLLLEVHEHNAAAIRYYERRGFAFTGRTLPYPLDRSTLELEMAAAL, from the coding sequence GTGACGCCCGCCGACGCCCCGGGCCCGGGCGACCGCCCCTGGGTGGTCCGTCCGAGCGTCGAGGCGGACTGGGAGGCGTACCGGGCGATCCGGCTGGAGATGCTCGCGGACACGCCCATCGCGTTCCTCGAGACGCTGGCCGCGGCGCAGGCGCACCCGGACGAGCACTGGCGTCGGCGCGCGGCGAACACCTCCGCCAGCAGCCGGCTGTTCGGCGCGATCGCCCCGGACGGCCGCTGGCTGGGGACGATGGGCGGCTTCCACGCGTCCGACTCCCCCGATCCGCACTTGGTCGGCGTGTACGTCACCCCGTCCCTGCGCGGGCGCCGGCACGGGGTGACGGATGCCCTGCTGGATGCGGTGGTCGACTGGGCGCGCCCCCGCTCCGGCCGGCTGTTGCTGGAGGTCCACGAGCACAACGCGGCGGCGATCCGGTACTACGAGCGCCGCGGCTTCGCGTTCACCGGGCGCACGCTCCCCTACCCGCTCGACCGCAGCACCCTCGAGCTGGAGATGGCCGCCGCTCTCTGA
- the dhaK gene encoding dihydroxyacetone kinase subunit DhaK, giving the protein MKKLINDVPDVVAESLAGFGRAHADIVTVSQDPRFVSRADGPVRGKVGLVSGGGSGHEPLHAGFVGKGMLDAAVPGEVFTSPTPMPIVEATKAADGGAGVLHIVKNYTGDVLNFETAADLVGAEGITVRAVVTNDDVAVQDSLYTAGRRGVAGTVLVEKIAGAAADRGDDLDAVTAVAEKVNANVRSIGLALTDGTVPHAGEPGFVLPEDEIEFGVGIHGEPGRERIKIEPADRLVDRMMDAILSDLPFASGDTVLLFVNGMGGTPLSELYILFRRAAEILDERGIVLGRSLVGNYVTSLEMQGASISVLKLDDELTALWDAPVHTAALRWGV; this is encoded by the coding sequence ATGAAGAAGCTCATCAACGACGTACCCGACGTCGTGGCCGAGTCCCTCGCGGGGTTCGGACGGGCTCACGCGGACATCGTGACGGTGTCGCAGGACCCCCGCTTCGTCTCCCGGGCCGACGGCCCGGTGCGCGGCAAGGTCGGCCTGGTCAGCGGCGGAGGCAGCGGTCACGAGCCGCTGCACGCCGGTTTCGTGGGGAAGGGCATGCTGGACGCTGCCGTCCCCGGAGAGGTCTTCACCTCGCCGACGCCGATGCCGATCGTCGAGGCCACCAAGGCCGCGGACGGCGGGGCCGGCGTGCTCCACATCGTGAAGAACTACACGGGTGACGTGCTGAACTTCGAGACGGCCGCCGACCTGGTGGGCGCCGAGGGGATCACGGTCAGGGCCGTCGTCACCAACGACGACGTCGCCGTCCAGGACTCCCTCTACACCGCGGGCCGCCGCGGCGTCGCCGGCACCGTGCTGGTGGAGAAGATCGCCGGAGCCGCCGCCGACCGCGGCGACGACCTCGACGCCGTCACCGCCGTCGCCGAGAAAGTCAACGCCAACGTGCGCTCGATCGGCCTCGCCCTCACCGACGGCACCGTGCCGCACGCGGGAGAGCCGGGCTTCGTGCTGCCGGAGGACGAGATCGAGTTCGGCGTCGGCATCCACGGCGAGCCGGGCCGCGAGCGGATCAAGATCGAGCCGGCCGACCGGCTGGTGGACCGGATGATGGACGCGATCCTCTCCGATCTGCCGTTCGCGTCGGGCGACACCGTGCTGCTGTTCGTCAACGGCATGGGCGGGACCCCGCTCTCCGAGCTCTACATCCTGTTCCGTCGCGCGGCGGAGATCCTGGACGAGCGCGGCATCGTCCTCGGCCGCTCCCTCGTCGGCAACTACGTCACCTCGCTGGAGATGCAGGGCGCCTCCATCTCGGTGCTGAAGCTGGACGACGAGCTGACCGCGCTGTGGGACGCGCCGGTGCACACCGCCGCCCTCCGCTGGGGTGTGTGA